DNA from Synechococcus sp. CBW1108:
GACAGGCCTTGAGTTCATCGGAGTCGCAGGCGGGGATGATCTCGGCGCGCACCCCGGCCTGGCTCAACTGCAGGGACAGATGGGCTTCGAAGCCGGGCAGCCCAGCCGGCACCACCACCTGGAGCTCCGGGCGCTGGCGTTGCAGCTCCGCAGCAGCAGCGACAATGTGGGGCAGCATGTAGCGGATTTCCTGGCGCCTGGAAGCAGGCATCAGCAACAGCACCGGAGCATCGAGCAGCCCGAGTTGGCGGCGGGCCTCCTGGCGACTCGGGAGCTCGCCGAGCGTATCTACCAGCGGGTGCCCCACGTAGGTGACCTTGGCGCCGCGACAGCGATAGAAGCGGGCTTCCTCCTGGAAAATCGCCAGGATCTGGTTGGTGAAGCCGATCAGATTGGAGCGGCCCCCATTGCCAAACTTGAAGGCCCATTCCTGGGGGGCGATGTAATAAGTCACCGGCACCCGGGGAAAGCGCCGCTTGAGCCGCAAGCCCAGGCTCACATTGGGGCCCATATAATCAATCAGTACCACCCCATCGGGCGGGTCTGTGCTGAACCAGCGCTTCAGGCGGCGCTGCAACCTCAGGGTGGGCAGCACAAAGGGAATGGCCTCCAGCAGGCCAATGGCCCCCATCCGGGTCGTGTTGGCCAGCAGTT
Protein-coding regions in this window:
- the lpxB gene encoding lipid-A-disaccharide synthase translates to MLRLLVSTGEVSGDLQGALLVKALHQEASRRKLDLEIVALGGERMERAGAELLANTTRMGAIGLLEAIPFVLPTLRLQRRLKRWFSTDPPDGVVLIDYMGPNVSLGLRLKRRFPRVPVTYYIAPQEWAFKFGNGGRSNLIGFTNQILAIFQEEARFYRCRGAKVTYVGHPLVDTLGELPSRQEARRQLGLLDAPVLLLMPASRRQEIRYMLPHIVAAAAELQRQRPELQVVVPAGLPGFEAHLSLQLSQAGVRAEIIPACDSDELKACLCAAADLALAKSGTVNLELALRGVPQVVVYRVSAVTAFVARHILRFSVPHISPVNLVLGERLVPELLQEDLSAAAIVREALPLLDGGNAARHTMLEGYRRLRLELGEPGVTQRAAVAIFDQLLAAG